From one Lycium ferocissimum isolate CSIRO_LF1 chromosome 7, AGI_CSIRO_Lferr_CH_V1, whole genome shotgun sequence genomic stretch:
- the LOC132065038 gene encoding protein CHROMATIN REMODELING 35 → MNLGTEGWRSNYSNPMAKRLQPYSPRDLFPKGTKKMKFDESRNQSSPTAATGWREECEHEKEKVYSRVFNRSDPFAIPDLLEVLDSGKFGSVTREIEDLIARRMKLVNSCFASDHSLPNKLLELEMNSDKGSFKGKQLSSDVIDLDDGQETNSLASGPVIPYACFGPSAGPVVIIDSDDEDTQKDTISPSQGIHSQKNPISPFQGMPLNNAVIDFQVKDFMGRDYAERQTSIEAVSLAGVAEIEKDKGVYVGVQDDDDEIDDGAQQPDEGLTDIWNEMSFALEFSKDVAAEPSSDEHTVEEEDECDHSFILKDDIGYVCRICGVIKRSIETIIEFQYSKAARSTRTCHYEGRSVKDIGPGELFPDGIITSDDIDMTGICVHPRHRKQMKSHQVDGFNFLVSNLLRDKGGCIMAHAPGSGKTFMIISFLQSFMANNDRARPLVVLPKGILATWKKEFLRWQVDEIPLYDFYSVKADNRSQQLEVLKQWSQERSVLFLGYKQFSTIVCDDVGSTTAAACQEILLKCPSILILDEGHTPRNQDTDVLTSLEKVQTRLKVVLSGTLYQNHVQEVFNILNLVRPKFLKMETSKNIKRTILSKVASSGRRNLLKRSSDNDFYDLVEHTLLKDDNFSRKSTVIHGLRAMTEKVLHYYKGDFLEELPGLVDYTVLLKLHPKQKCEVAELKKLGRKFKISAEGSALYVHPQLKSLSRNCSVKDRVDEEKIDMLLENLELREGVKAKFYLNLLQLCESKGEKMLVFSQYLLPLKFLERLTVRTKGYSLGKEMFMITGDSDSDSRESSMERFNTSADARVFFGSIKACGEGISLVGASRIIILDVHLNPSVTRQAIGRAFRPGQEKKVFTYRLVASESPEEEDHATCFKKESIAKLWFEWSENYAQPDFEMETVDINNCEDLFMESSRLNEDVVALYKR, encoded by the exons ATGAACTTAGGTACTGAAGGATGGAGGAGCAACTATTCTAACCCAATGGCTAAAAGGTTACAACCTTATAGCCCTAGAG ATTTATTTCCTAAGGGGacaaaaaagatgaaatttgaTGAAAGTAGAAACCAGAGTAGCCCTACTGCTGCCACTGGTTGGCGGGAAGAGTGCGAACATGAAAAGGAAAAGGTGTATTCAAGAGTGTTCAACCGCTCTGATCCTTTTGCTATTCCTGACTTGCTTGAAGTGTTAGATTCTGGGAAGTTTGGAAGTGTCACCAGAGAGATTGAGGACCTTATTGCACGGCGAATGAAGTTAGTGAACTCTTGTTTTGCAAGTGATCATTCACTTCCAAACAAACTCTTGGAATTGGAAATGAACAGTGACAAAGGGTCTTTCAAGGGAAAGCAGCTTTCCTCCGATGTGATTGACTTGGACGACGGGCAGGAAACTAACAGCCTTGCTTCAGGGCCAGTGATTCCCTATGCATGTTTTGGACCTTCAGCTGGGCCGGTGGTTATTATTGATTCAGATGATGAAGACACTCAGAAAGATACTATTTCTCCATCTCAGGGGATTCACTCTCAGAAAAACCCTATTTCTCCATTCCAAGGGATGCCCTTAAACAATGCTGTTATTGACTTCCAAGTTAAGGATTTTATG GGCAGGGATTATGCTGAAAGACAGACTTCGATAGAAGCTGTAAGCCTTGCTGGGGTAGCTGAAATAGAGAAAGATAAAGGTGTTTATGTCGGTGTacaagatgatgatgatgagattgaTGATGGTGCCCAGCAGCCTGATGAAGGTTTGACAGACATATGGAATGAGATGTCATTTGCTCTCGAATTCTCAAAG GATGTTGCTGCTGAACCTTCATCAGATGAGCATACAGTTGAAGAGGAGGACGAGTGCGATCATTCCTTCATCTTGAAAGATGATATTGGTTATGTGTGTCGTATATGTGGAGTCATTAAGAGAAGCATTGAAACCATCATAGAATTTCAGTATTCGAAG GCTGCCAGGAGTACAAGAACATGTCACTATGAAGGTCGGTCAGTAAAGGATATAGGGCCTGGTGAACTCTTTCCTGATGGCATCATTACATCTGATGACATTGATATGACTGGAATTTGTGTTCATCCAAGACACAGGAAACAGATGAAATCTCACCAAGTTGACGGATTTAATTTTCTTGTTAGCAACTTGTTGAGAGATAAAGGAGGCTGTATCATGGCTCATGCCCCTGGATCTGGCAAGACTTTCATGATAATCAGCTTCCTACAAAGCTTCATGGCTAATAATGATAGAGCTAGGCCTTTGGTGGTGTTACCTAAAGGAATCTTGGCTACCTGGAAGAAAGAGTTCTTGAGGTGGCAGGTGGATGAAATTCCCCTCTATGACTTCTACTCAGTAAAAGCAGATAATAGATCTCAACAATTGGAAGTTCTGAAGCAATGGTCACAGGAAAGAAGTGTTCTGTTTCTAGGCTATAAGCAGTTCTCAACAATTGTGTGCGACGATGTTGGTAGTACGACTGCAGCTGCTTGTCAGGAGATTCTGCTGAAGTGCCCGTCAATTCTCATTCTTGATGAAGGGCACACTCCGCGGAACCAAGACACTGATGTTTTGACTTCACTTGAGAAGGTTCAGACACGACTGAAGGTGGTGCTTTCTGGCACATTATACCAAAATCATGTTCAAGAGGTCTTTAACATTCTGAACCTGGTGCGTCCAAAATTTCTCAAGATGGAAACATCCAAAAACATTAAAAGGACAATCCTAAGCAAAGTGGCCAGCTCAGGTAGAAGGAACCTCCTGAAGAGAAGTAGTGACAATGATTTTTATGACCTGGTGGAGCATACACTATTAAAGGATGACAATTTCTCAAGGAAGAGCACTGTCATACATGGTCTGCGGGCAATGACCGAAAAAGTGCTTCATTACTACAAGGGAGATTTCCTCGAAGAACTTCCAGGATTGGTGGATTACACTGTCCTTCTAAAGCTCCATCCTAAGCAGAAATGTGAAGTTGCAGAGCTGAAGAAACTGGGAAGAAAGTTCAAAATAAGTGCTGAAGGAAGTGCATTGTATGTGCACCCACAATTGAAGAGCCTCTCAAGAAACTGTTCTGTTAAAGATAGAGTTGATGAGGAAAAGATTGATATGCTATTAGAGAATTTGGAGTTGAGGGAAGGAGTAAAGGCCAAATTTTACCTGAATCTGCTGCAGTTGTGTGAATCAAAAGGTGAGAAAATGCTAGTGTTTAGCCAGTACCTTTTGCCTTTGAAATTCTTGGAGAGGTTGACTGTTAGGACTAAAGGTTACAGTCTGGGAAAGGAAATGTTTATGATCACCGGTGATTCAGACTCGGACAGCAGGGAGTCTTCAATGGAGAGATTTAACACTTCAGCGGATGCTCGTGTTTTCTTTGGTTCAATTAAGGCATGTGGTGAAGGAATATCACTTGTCGGTGCATCACGGATTATCATATTGGATGTGCATCTCAACCCATCAGTAACCCGTCAAGCAATAGGACGTGCATTCCGACCAGGCCAGGAGAAGAAAGTATTCACTTACAGATTGGTGGCCTCAGAATCACCTGAGGAGGAAGATCATGCAACTTGTTTTAAAAAGGAGTCTATTGCAAAGTTATGGTTCGAGTGGAGTGAAAATTATGCTCAGCCCGATTTTGAGATGGAGACTGTTGATATCAACAACTGTGAAGATTTGTTCATGGAATCATCACGTCTTAATGAAGATGTGGTGGCTCTGTACAAAAG gTAG
- the LOC132065039 gene encoding BEL1-like homeodomain protein 7 — translation MATYIPSPNNQRDAETFQYFRQSLPASYSEASNAPENMMVFMNYSSSGAYSDMLTGTSHQQNGCIDIPPTSQQEILSNLGGSRMGIHDFSLSLGSNIPSAIGISHVQSQNPNQGGGFTVSFIDDDSSQSKQQRNADYLPPDFHNSDAMKGYNSTYGTSSIGRTIPNSKYLKAAQYLLDEVVSVRKAIKEQNSKKELTKDSRDSDEDSKNKSSDPSHESKNNQSELSITEKQEVQNKLTKLLSMLDEIDRRYRQYYHQMQIVVSSFDVVAGDGAAKPYTALALQTISRHFRCLRDAICDQIRASRRSLGEQDGSENSKAVGISRLRFVDQHIRQQRALQQLGMMQQHAWRPQRGLPENSVSILRAWLFEHFLHPYPKDSDKIMLARQTGLTRSQVSNWFINARVRLWKPMVEEMYKEEAGDAEIDSNSSSEVARRVATKDSKVEGREELHHNATSEFEHYNSSGQILGSKSNHVADVEMEGANNAETQSQSGMENQRDEPPPAIDNCTLVQDAFVQSRNRFSEFGSFGSANVLPNGVSLTLGLQQGEGSNLPMSIESHVRYVPLRADDIYSTTPTTMVPETAEFNCLDSGNRQHPFWLLPSAT, via the exons ATGGCAACTTATATTCCTAGTCCAAACAATCAAAGAGATGCTGAAACATTTCAATATTTTAGGCAATCTTTGCCTGCTTCTTATTCAGAAGCTTCAAATGCTCCAGAAAACATGATGGTGTTCATGAACTATTCCTCTTCCGGGGCATATTCAGATATGTTGACCGGTACTTCCCACCAACAAAACGGCTGCATCGATATCCCACCAACATCACAACAGGAAATATTATCGAATCTTGGAGGATCGCGGATGGGAATTCACGATTTTTCCCTCAGTCTTGGCTCCAATATACCATCCGCAATTGGAATTTCACATGTCCAATCTCAGAATCCTAACCAAGGTGGTGGTTTTACTGTGTCATTCATAGATGATGATAGTTCCCAATCAAAACAACAAAGAAATGCAGATTATTTGCCTCCGGACTTTCACAACTCGGATGCTATGAAAGGGTATAATTCTACATATGGTACGTCGAGTATTGGAAGGACCATTCCCAACTCAAAGTATTTGAAAGCAGCTCAATATTTGCTTGATGAGGTTGTTAGCGTCAGAAAGGCTATCAAAGAGCAAAATTCTAAGAAAGAGTTGACAAAGGATTCCAGAGATTCTGATGAGGACTCAAAAAATAAATCATCAGATCCTTCTCATGAGTCGAAAAACAACCAAAGTGAACTTTCAATTACCGAGAAGCAAGAAGTGCAGAACAAACTGACCAAGCTTTTATCAATGCTGGATGAG ATTGATAGACGGTACCGACAATATTATCATCAGATGCAAATAGTGGTCTCATCATTTGATGTGGTAGCTGGAGATGGAGCAGCTAAGCCATACACAGCTCTTGCTCTCCAGACAATTTCCCGTCACTTCCGTTGCTTGCGCGATGCAATCTGTGATCAGATTCGAGCATCACGAAGAAGTCTTGGAGAGCAAGATGGTTCAGAAAACAGCAAAGCGGTTGGAATATCACGCCTGCGTTTTGTGGATCAGCATATTAGACAGCAGAGAGCCCTGCAGCAACTTGGTATGATGCAACAACATGCCTGGAGGCCTCAAAGGGGTTTGCCTGAAAACTCTGTTTCAATTTTGCGTGCTTGGCTTTTTGAGCACTTTCTTCATCC CTACCCGAAAGATTCTGACAAAATTATGCTAGCAAGGCAAACTGGTTTAACGAGAAGTCAG GTCTCAAATTGGTTCATAAATGCACGGGTGCGCCTTTGGAAACCCATGGTTGAGGAAATGTACAAAGAAGAAGCTGGCGATGCTGAAATAGACTCAAATTCTTCATCAGAGGTTGCTCGCAGAGTTGCAACAAAAGACTCAAAAGTTGAAGGAAGAGAAGAATTGCACCACAATGCAACCTCAGAATTTGAGCATTACAATAGTAGTGGCCAAATCTTGGGGTCAAAATCTAACCATGTAGCTGATGTAGAAATGGAGGGAGCAAATAATGCAGAAACTCAAAGTCAATCTGGAATGGAAAATCAAAGAGACGAACCCCCGCCTGCTATAGATAATTGCACCCTTGTCCAGGACGCATTTGTTCAAAGCAGAAACAGGTTCTCGGAATTTGGTAGTTTTGGAAGTGCAAATGTACTTCCCAATGGAGTTTCACTTACATTGGGGTTGCAGCAAGGTGAAGGAAGCAACCTACCGATGTCCATCGAGAGTCACGTTCGTTATGTACCATTAAGGGCAGATGATATATATAGTACAACACCTACTACTATGGTCCCTGAAACAGCAGAATTCAACTGTTTGGATTCCGGGAACAGGCAGCATCCATTTTGGCTCCTACCATCTGCTACATGA